Within the Calypte anna isolate BGI_N300 chromosome 10, bCalAnn1_v1.p, whole genome shotgun sequence genome, the region aaataaagaagccAATGAAATGGACACACGGAGAGGAAACCCCCACGACAGAAGTGATGGTCACAGGGGAGACGCTGGACTCGCCGCCCGGTGGGGAGGGTGCAGCCACGGCCCCGCCAGAcgcttttttttattattattttgggttgttttgctttaaactCGTTGCAAATGTTTGCATGCTGTCTCCAGAGgcctttttttccagtcctgtcCAGTGCTTTATTCTCATGTAATGCTACCAACTGTGAGATTAAAACTGTAATAAACAGAAACCATTCCATACGGATGCGGCACATCCCGCCCCCTGTgtcaccagctctgcttccattggaggaggaaggggggacaGCAGCCTGGGGGGCCTGGGATCCCCTGGCAGGAGACAAAAATGGGGAACAATCCCTCCTGTCTGTGTCACAGTGTCATTGGGATGAGCATCCTTGGGCCCACAGCCCACCCATGAGAACTGGTGAGGCTGTGACAGCGATGAGGTTGGGGAGCACTTGGGATACTCCAGTCCAAGCTGGGATTTAGCTGCTTGGTCCAGTTGGGGGGAGAGCTGGAGATGCATTTTGGAGCTGATCCTTGCAGCTGGAGATGCATTTTGGGGCTGATCCTTGCACCCTGGGGACTTTGCTCCCTGGCTGTAGGGTGGCAGCAGACACCCCCCTCCTCTATAGCCCAGATCCCTGACCCCCAGAAAACATCCCCGTGGATTCCCTGCTGTCTTGCAGGGattgggaggggggggaggtggtGTCTGGCACATGGGGCTCGGCAGGTTTAAAATAGTTCCTGTCCTTCCAGAGAGAATTATTGAATTATTCAGCGTTAAACGATGCGCGGGGCATCGGCTGATGGGGACAGGAGTTGGGAGCTTGGGGACAGAGACCCTtcagggggggctggaggggacactggggagctgggggtggagGACAGAGTGACCTGGTCTttgggatggaggggaaagtTCTCCAGACCCCTTTGCCAGGAAGCTCCAGGTGTCCAATACACCTCAGGGTTCCATTTCTCCCGGACCaccccacctcctcccctccatgtccccaccccctcctctcccttcctcctggtGCTCCGGCAGGCCCCAGCCATATAAGCAGCTTTACTTTGGGGGCTTACAAAGATTAAAGTCATTTCCAGGCAAAGCCAGCAAGAAACGTGGCTTCTGGAACACCCAGTACCTGCATCTGGTGAGAGACAGcagaggggggaggggggttcTGTTCCCTGGCCTCCCATCCCCAGACTGTGAAAAAGGGGGAACAAACCCCAAATTCATGTAAACCTTTGGTTTCATCCTAACACCCACACGCTCAGCATCctctgggatggagctggaggctCCCAAGAGGCCTGGTATAAGAAACTCCATCCTTCCCCACCAAGAGGGGACCTTAACCTTGCCCAGCCTATgtccgtgcctcagtttccccaccagagagctgctcccccctccctcctctgcatCCCCCTGCTCTggtctgctgctggggacaacCTGTATCCCACCAGCTCATTTCTCCCCAGGGATTTTGAAGCTTTATCCATGAGTTGCAAACCTTCTGGGGTCTCCctggctggagcacctcttccaGCTCTCCCGGTCCATCCTGTTCCCGCTGCCCCTCTCCCTCGGGGCTTTTTCCTTTCGTTTTGGCTTTTCCCTAGCACCTTCCAGAGCAGGGGACCTTCTTCTCCGGATCAAACCAACCTCCTCCTTGACTCTTTTCAAAGGATCCCGGAGCCCGTCTGTTCCCAGCACGATGCCAGCTGCCGTTTCCCTTTGCCCAGCCTTGCAAAGACCCCAGCCCCAGCCGAGGGGGTTGCAAAGCCCCCAGCCCAACCCTCCCACTGCTTCGTGCCCTCAGAGCAAGTTACCACTTGTAATTACAACCCGGaacagctccttctgctccatCCTGCCTCCCAAACCCCCAGTACCCCCCATCAGCAGCTGGGcacctccccccccaccccaatcCACACACATCCCCCCCCTTAACACTATTTTTAGCCTGTTGTACAAAGCCATTCCCATCGCCGGGCTGTCTTATTCACCTCTCCGGCTCCTCTCTTTGGCTTTTCCGTCGGAGCACTCCAGGAAATGAAGGCAAGGCTGGAAAAAATAGCCCTATCTTCCCACCCCCCTCCGCCCCCTCCGTGGGAAAAGGGGGTGCGTGTGCGGCTGCGTGTGCTCTTTCCTCCGTCTGCTCTGCGCCTTTGCTCCGGGCTTGCTCGCCACCACCGGCAACTGAGCAGCACATGGGCTCCCCATGTGCCCGGCTACATGCTCCGTGGGGCTGTCCGAGTGGATTTGTGTCACTGCTTGGGTGCAAAAGCACCCCCCCATCCAACCACCTccatcttcttcctcccccgcccccccccaTTAGCATTTCTCCTCCCGGCGTATGGACCGGCAAGAATCGCACccacctcccccctcctcctctgagccaccccctcccctgcctgggtaccctcctcctcctccttactgcatccccagcagcccaAATCCCCCCACCCCTGGGGGCAGAGGATCTCTGTattccctcctcccagctctggcaggacCATTCCCGTTCCACCCGTCCCCAACTCCTTTACAAGCACAAAAGCCCAggctgctttgggttggaagggactttaaagaccACCCAGTTCCTACCCCATTGCACGGGCAGGAATATCCctcaaaccccatccaacctggaagacttccaggaagggggggcagctccagcttcctgggcaacctggccCATGGTCTTCCCAAATCCTAATTTCAAGCCTGGGCAGCCCCCTGGGCATCCAGACACAGTGAGGAGAAGGTtcagagggaagcaggaggacTTCTCAGCAGCATTCCCAGCCTCTCATTCCCCTCCCAGGTACCACCTGGGGTCTCCCAGGGGATGCTGCTCTGCCAAGCATAAAAATTGATGACGTGACACACCAAGTGCCATGCAGCCGTGTGACCTATAGCTCTCCCTGAGTAAAAGTGAGGCTTAATATAAAAGAACAGTAATAACTCCATCCCATGGGATTTCTTCATCCTTCGGTGATGCCAAaagggttgggatttttttttttgttgctgtttagtctattttttttttttttagcataaagGCTTGGTTCTGCAGAAGTGGGAAGGTATTCCATTAAAAACAGTCACGGAGAGGTGGCTGGGATGTCATTGCCacacagagctggctgctgcaCGTTTcgtcttcctccctccccttttaGCTTTGACATTCAAGTAATGTGAAAGGAAGTCATTTTAGGTGGTAATTTACAACGCCCTTACCTTAACCTTTCATGTTTCACGCTACCTCCAAGCCCCTGCATTTCTGTAATAACTTCTTAATAACTGTCATCGAGTACCAGTTGCTTTCTTTCCGTTTGGTAGCTgacacagaggagctgcttgCACCTCTGAGGATACACAGAATGCTTCCATCAGCTGctccagggaaaggaaaaaccaaagATGTTTGTGTTTCAGCACAAATTAATTAGTACTGAGTCTAATCAGTGATTTCGCTATTgcttttttaatgatttatggctttttttttttttgccgaAGACCTCAAAGAAAGGGGACAGATGTCCCTGGCTGTCCCTAAGGCAAGAGTCACCcccctgctggcagcagctcccttcCCAGGGGATGCTCAGCTCCCGGGTCCTTTCCAGCTGTCACCGTCACGGGCTGGCTGTCACCGTGCCCAGCACAGCGGGGTGTCCTTGTCCCCATCCCGTTGAAGCATCTCCGCCTGCAGGTGGGAAGCGCGGTGGTGACTTTGCTCCCGTGCACTCAGGGTCAGGGCTGAGCGCGGAGGTCCCCGTGTCTGCTGTGCCTGTCCCCATCACAAGAAGTGACAATCAACCGCCAAGTGCCAGCGTGACTTCTCCCAGCAGAGAGGCTCTCTGCTTTATTTAGAAACGCCTTCTCATTTCCTCCCCCGGGGCGTCTCcagcgcacacacacacacacacacacacacccgcGTCTTTCCAGGATTAATTCACCCACTCGGGGGCTTTTAAAGGTTTAAAACCTTTGTGCTCCCCTGGATTTTAGGCTGGCGAGGACCAGCTCCTTGCCCTTGGGTGGCCTTGTTGCTATTGCAAGGTCTCAGaaccttcctctcctctgtgtAATCTTCACCCCGAGAGCCAACAACCCCGAGAAATCCTCACCCCCTTCGAGGATCTCTGGAGCATCCTATGAAACCCTGGTGGTGGGGAAACCTCCCAGGTGCGTCTTTGGAGACAGTTATTTGGAAAAAGAGAGCTGAACCCATCCCTCTCTGCCCggagaaaggaagggaacaGGGAACTGTCTGCACCCTATTCAGATCAGGTGTCAACGCCGAGAGGATCCTCTTAACTTCCACCGGCTTGTCTGAggatggctgctgctgggggccGTTTCATCTCCCGCCGGCTTAATCCACGGAGATGTGTGATATAGCATAAGCTAATATAATAGGTCATGCAAGGATTTGCATCTCATTACTGCAGGTTAGAGTCCTGGGAGAAAGGATGAGTCATTTTGCCTCGCATATATTTCGGGGATAAGGAGCGGTTCAGCTGCCCAATGAAAAGCAAATGGGAAATCAACCACCTTGAAGCTCTGCCGCTGGCTCTGTCACCAGCCCTCTGTCCCCTCCGAGCTCCCCCTCTCCACCTACAGATGGGACACTGGTCACCTTGGAAGGAGCAGGAGCCAGAGCTCCggctggagagctgccagaCCTCACGGGGGGTGGGAGGGCCTttggctagaaaaaaaaagattcccaCCCCTCCCCTGGCTGCCAGGAACAGCTTCGTGGTCCCCCTCCCTGGGACACGTCCCTTGTCCCCGTGAGCGAGCACCCATCCCAGTACCGTCTGTGGTCGGGTGCTCATTTCCACGGAGCTGCTTTGGCCAAACCTTTCCGCTCCTCAAGAGCTGTTTTCTGTTAGTTTCGCAGACAGGGAGGCTGCATGGGAGCTGACCCGTGGAACCCAGCTGGAAAAAATCGGTCCTGACTTGAAGTCTCTTGCTGTTAGTGAATGCTGAGACAGAAATCCGGATtgagcagagctcctgggacCAGTCACAGCAAAAGTCTGCTCTGAACCCAACCCAGAGCTCAAACCTGCCCAGCGTCCGAGGGCAAAGAGGCTCTGGGACACGAGCAGAGatgcctttcctcctctctgcccctctTCCCATCCAAGTCCTCCAACTgacagccagagctgctggctaTGGGAGGTCTGGAGGGACCCTAAGGCTCTCAGCTTATTTCTGGGCAGGGTGTGAAAGCTCCCTTTAGACTCAAATCGGCTTTCGGCTGCCTATCCATGGTAAAACGCTCAGGGGACTTcaaagtggaggaaaaaagtgaaaaatcatGCCTGCAGCCAGCTGGTAGGAGCCACAGGCACCGCTGGCTCAGCCAGAGGGAGACGGGAGTGGTGGGGAGATGCTGTGGGGGATGTTGTCTCGGGTGGGTGTCCCTCAGCACCTTGGCTGTGTTGGAAGACAATTTACACGCTCAGGGGAACCTCTGGCATCATTAGGGAGAGGGCCCCGCTCTGCTGGGATTTCGCTGTAGCCCCAGAAAGCCTTCAGACCTTTTGTCACTTCCAAAGGTGGGCTCTGACCCCTAACACCAGCAGTCGCTGCTTAACTGCTGATCGGATCATtatcccacaaaaaaaaaaaaaaaattatacttaataattaattttttttttaaagcaaagtttTGCTTGGCCAAGGGTGGGGGTGGGAAAGAGAAGATGGCCCAatccctcctccctctttccctttatCTCTTCGCAGCTGTTCCATCCTTTTAATCTGAGGGATATTGCCTTTACATTTCTGTAAACGAAACATTTCTGGAACGAAACTATTTCCCCCACGAACCCTGAGAATTTGGGTTCGGATCGACCCCCCTTGTCCCCCCACCACCACGTTTTTCGTGAGAGgtgaaggaaaaagggagaaatggaaggaaagggaagagaagggaaggggtcGATCCCGCTGCCCTCAAGGGATCCGACCCCCATTGCGGCTGGGGGCGGCTGCGGGGGGGGGCGGCTGCGGGGGCCGGGCGGAAGGCGGGACCGCCTCTCGCCCGACCCCCGCATCCGCCCCCTCCCGCCCCGCTGCCCCCCGCGTCGCACACACCGGAGCCGATCGTGCTCCGGTCCTGCAGCACCGGCCGCTCCGCTCCCCGGTGGTGATGGGCGGCGGGACGGCGCGGCCCCGCTGAGCATCGCTGCTCCGGCATTCCGGGAACTCGGATCAACAGCAGCCCGGCTCCTCGGTGACCCGGGAACTCGGGACCTTGACACCCCCGGGAACTCACCTCCGACAGCATCCCCAGGAACTCAGCTCCGCTGACTCCAGCTCCTCAAGACCGCGGTATTCCGGCTCCACGGGAACTCCCGGCACCCACTCCAGCGAGGCTCCCGGGGCTGACTGACCCCGTCACTCGCTGCCCCCATCCTCCCCTCTTGTCCctacccccagccccccagctctCCGTTAATCCCGGTTgtcccagcatcccagctcctccGTAACTCCTCCGATTCCCCGAGCTCCCCAGCCCCTCGGGTCCCGCAGCCATGGCGTTCATGGTGAAGAGCATGGTGGGGGGGCAGCTGAAGAACCTAACGGGGGGCTTGGGCGGCGAGGAGAAGAGCGAAGGTGAGAAATCTCCAGCCGAGGCGCAGGGCATGACCCGTGAGGAGTATGAGGAATATCAGCGGCAGCTGGTGGAGGAGAAGTGAGTGATACCGGACACGGGTACCGGGCTGGGCTGGACCCTCAGGGTCCCGATGGGAGATGGGGTTCTCCCTcgggccccccccccccgccatCCCAAGCGTGGTGGAGGGCGAGGGGttggaggggggtgggggagagagaGTGCTGGGGGCAGTGGGACCATGAGAGAGTTTAATGAACCCCCATAATCCCTTAATCCGCTTCCTCGCCCGAGGGATGGgattgttttctcctttcaggctgtgctggggggggtgTGAGGGTGGAGAAAATTGTGGGGAACCCAGATTTTGCAGAGGGGATGCGGGGTACCCTGGGGGCGACTGGGGTGGGGTTAGAGATGCTCAACCCCGAGGATCtaggggcagcaggagctggtaAATGCCCTTTGTGGTCCACAGGATGGAGAGAGATGCCCAGTTTGCCCAGCGCAAGGCGGAGAGGGCCACGGTCAGGTCCCACTTCCGAGACAAGTACAGGCTCCCCAAGGTAGGGAGAGGGGGGGGCACGGGGAGCTGGGCCCCATCGCAGCCCCAGTGGGGTCTTTGGTGGATGAGCCGTGGAGGGACAGCCAAGGGAGGGGGAGGGGCACAAGACCCCTGTGACTGGGAGGGTTGTGAGCTACAAAGTCCAAGTAAAAACCAGTTTCCCTAAAAAGtatcctccccccaccccagtcttggccccttctcctccctcatGAGCACCACAAGCCCAACAGGCTCCCTCTGCCTTGCTTGGTCCCCCCCTTTCATCTCTTTTATTCCCTAATCCCAGCTGGATGAGGGAAAAAACACCTCTACTCCAGATTCCCAGCCCTGTAGCCGGGAGGAGATCAAGAATTCCACATTCCCAGATGGATTATCCAGCCCCTCTCCCTGGATTATCTGGCAAACCTTTCCTAGCTAAACTCCTTATTTTGGAACGTCCACCCGATGAATGATTCACTCAAAACAATTCAATCAAGGATAATTCAGCGTCCTTGGAATTGCCACcagctttccccccccccagaacCCACCCTTCATTCACTGAGAGTCTCTCAGCAGTGAATACTCCAAATTGGAGCCGGGCTAATTTTAGTCCAGAAAGGTCGGCTGAGCCAAGGGGATTTTGTTCAGATTGTTCAATTCTGTTCGGCCACCCCACTGCTTCTCACACCCTTTTTATTGCCAGGAAAGAAACAGCTGGagaatttcttccccttccccccaaaaaaaacccagaacaaaacaagaaaaaaaaaaaaaaaaaaggcatttaaaaacaaacaaacaaaaaaccaaaaaagaactgagatttttttttttccagctctggccCCCCCTTAGTCCTCTTGCTGCTTTCTCATGCTTGAGATGTCCCTTCTAATCTTTCGACAAGTTTCTTCTGCTCATCCCTGATCCCACTTGGCAGCCAGGCTGCCTCTCGTACACTCTCCCAGCATGGAACCCCCCCAGCCTGTGGTGGGTGCAGTTGTTAAGCATACGTGTAGCTTCACTGTGTGCCTAAACCATTCCAAGGCGAGCAGAAAGGTGATTTATAGCTGTACTGGCACACTTGGGTTGTCACCTTGGTTCTGGCTGGTGTGTGGCtgggctctgctcagccctgtcTCCTCTGGGCTGGAGGTGATGGAGCTCATGGGCTCCCAGTGTGAGGGTGACTGTGACCCCCCCCAGAGACCACCCAACCCCCAGGGGCTTTAAAAAGGGGCAGACAGCCCAAAGCCCACGAAGACACCGCTGTGAGCCTTGCGTGTGCCTCCAGAAGCCTCTTCCCCCCCCACAGCGTGACCTTCTCCTGGCCCATTTCAGAACGAAACGGATGACAACCAGATCcagctggtgggaggtgacGTGGAGCTGCCCAAAGAGCTGGCCAAGATGATCGAGCAGGACAacgaggaggaagaagagaagaactCGGTCATCGGCCAGCTCAGCAACATCCAGAACCTGGACCTTgactccttgaaagacaaagcCTCGGCCACGCTAGGGGACCTGAAGCAATCTGCTGAGAAGTGCTCCCTGATGTGATCCTGCTGAGCCCCCCCTCCCCGTCCGGGTGACGGTGGGGGAGATGGGAGGGGATGCAGCCAAGGGcctggtggtggctgctgcctgcagcgGGGACCCCACTGATGTTGTCACCCCTGCCTCCTGTGAGTCGGGTCCTCCCTCTGAGCCATGTGAAGCCTCGAGTCCCTGACCCAGCTTCTCCCtggtgtgtggtttttgttttgttctttggcCTGAGGTTAGAGTGCAGAGCTAGCATgtcccccctgcaccccagcacctcctcccgTGCCCGTGGCAGTGGGTGTCTGTAGCGAGAGACGTGGGGGGGGGGttgcagggaaggaaaacccCGAGTGACCTTGGTGTGTTCTTGAACCCTGTCCGTGGGAGAAGGCAAAGGTTTCCCAGCAGAGTGGTGGCTGTGTGCCATGGCTCTGCCTCTGTGCTTCCACCCAGCCTTCTAGAAATGGCTCCAGTGTTCTCTGCAAGGACGAGGCACAATGAGAAatgctccccccacaccccacccCCTGCATCCCGTACCCATCACACCAGAAATAACATCCCATCCGTGCAATAAACACCAACCACTTTGCCCTTGAAGGCCCCTCTCCGAGGAGTCATCCAGGAAGGGCCTGCTATATGATCCCACCTCGCCCAGCAAGaaggggggtgctgggggccAGAGGGATGAAGCCTGAATTAATGCCAGCAAGGAATAAAGCCCCTGCCCGGTGCTCACCTGAacccaccccagcactgccccggGGTGTTGGTGGCACATCCATCCTCCCCCAGGACGGGATCCCCTCCTGCTCTTGTTCCTTCcaagagaagaacaaagagaTACAGGAAAATCCAAccctccctcccaacccccccatCTCCTGCCGTGCTGTAGTCACCGTGCTCTGTGTGAGTGTCTCCCGTCCTGTCCCTGTGCCATGGTACTGTGATAACCGGTGGAATAAATACCAGGAGATGTCTATGCACTTGGCTCTCTCCTCGAGTTTTCCTGACAAAGGTGCTGAGGTTCCCCGAGGTGTGAGGGGTGCAGGGGGAGAgctggagacagcagcagcagcagcagcagcagcagcagacagagcATCACGCCTGGTTGCGGCCGGGTGCTTCGCTGGGGCTCCTACGGCAGGGATGCTCCCAGAGGCTCTttggcagcagccagctggaaaaggaaacaaaacccccTCAGATATAACAGATTTTTGGGGCTATTTTAGTCAAAATAGCTCCCCGTGTACCAGCTCCCCACGTCATGGGCACTGCAGCATGGCCGGGATGCTGCTCAGGGCAAGGACACGGCTCTGCAGGGAGCCAACCGGGATAAATTTGGGTGGGATTTccacccagagcagctccaaCCTGCTGGCATCCCAGGGAGCCATGGGGCTCCTGCAGTCAGGCTTCCTGGAAAGAcctggcacaggctgggaaTTTACTGTCCTGAATCCCACGGGAGAGGATGGAGTGCGATTTGCAGAGGGGTTGGGTCATCCAGGAAAACGCAGGGGAGGCTGCTGGGAACCTGGTGGTGgtgtgatgatgatgatgatgatgcttgttactgttattattattattattactgttattacAACTACTACTACTGAAGCAAGGATGCTGGCTGAGGCCATGCCTGGGGCTGTGGAGCTCCTGGTAGAGCCAGGAAGGTTTTCTGTCCCTACACTCCGGGTAATAGCACGCCGGGGCTAGGGAATCATTGGAAACTCCTGGTTACTCCAAGTCATACACTGTCTCACCTCTGGGAGGAAATCAGCCACCACTTTTTTTGGCAGAACAGACAGATGGAGGAGCTCAGACAGgatgctctgccctgggcaccCTCAGGCTGCTCTCCACTGGGTGCTGGAGGCTGgcgaggagggagagggaagattGGCAGAAGCAGCTTTAGCTTTGAGAGATCATACCTGATGAGGATCAACCCAAGCCCATCTAATCCCCCCCAGGAAAGGGATAGCAGAGAGCAGGCACCGACCCGGCCGagccctccagctctgcttggcTTCCAAATCCCCAGCCTGGTCGATGGAACACCCCGGGATCCCcactggggcagggggaagagacagggatggggatgcagcCTATTGATGGATCCCACACAGACCTGGTGTCCACAACCTGgaccctcctctcccccagggaccctcagctctgctccccactcCCTCCTGACCCCCAGACCCCCATGCAGAGGCCGTGTGAAGCTCCAGTGGGTTTATTTTAGGAGGAACCATGACCCCCAGGCATGTGAAAAGCAAGCAGCACGTGCTCCCTCCCCGCTCAGCTGCACGACGTGCCAAGCCTCAGCAACCCTTCCTGGCCAGAAAACATCCATcacccaccagcagctcccaggatgctcccagccctgctctcattgagagagaaggaagaggtggCCCCATCCTACCCACTGTGTGCCACCTCTCCAGAGGTCTGGATTCATCTGGATTGAAGAGCAGGCAGAACCCAGGAATGGCTCTGGGCACTCCAGCTTGCCCCAGCCCTTTGAGTGtctcagcctgggctggtgcagggtgtccctgcccatgcaggggggttggaaccagatgacctttaatgtcccttctgacccaaatcattctatgatcctaACTCACATCACCGAGGGACCCACGGGCTAGCACGAGAGGGTGACAAAAAAcccatctgtatttttctccaaGTGATAAACCAGACTCAAGAGCCATGCTGGGGAAGCTCCAGGTTGGAAGAGCCCTTCACAAGGCCTGGAGGTCTCAGGATGGGGCACATGGTCCCACTGGGCTCTGGCCAGGACACCTATGGGTGAAGACACAGCCGTGCTGAGTGACAGAAGCCACTGCTCGCTCCCTGCTTGGGTGGTGACATTTCAGAGCTGTGATGCAGAAGAGACTGGCATCCAGGCCGACACAAAGCCAGGAGccccctccagctccatcccctcgGGGAGGCAGCCAGAACCTCTCCCCCTTTCCAAGGGCTGCGGGTTTGGTGGAGCGTGAAGGCATCTGTggttctgctgctccagcccgTGCAGCCCACGGCCCCGCCATAGCCACAGGccaggggagggcaggagctCAGAAAGCTCTTTAAAGCCCGGGGATATAATCTCTGtgcagaataataataaaaaaagacataaaaccCCCGTGCCAGAGCCACCCGGGAAGCTCCCCGGAAGCAACTAGCGGAGGAAAGCGCTTTGTGGGGCAGCATCTGGGGTGAGCCCCCCAGGACCCTCTCCATCCTTTGCTTCAGCTCCCCTGCATTTCTCCCTCAACCCCCCTCATCCCAGGGCCCTGCCTGGCCTGgctgctcccccccctccctcccaacCTGGGGGTGAAAAACGTGAGTTTACGTAACCCTGCGTGTTGTTCTGcttggcacacacacacacacacacacataaggATGCCAAGTGAAAACAAGGTCAGACCTTGCTCTGGcttcctcctgtccccagggaaCAAGGGAATGAGCACAGTGGCAGCTAGTGCTGGCAGGAGGACAGGAGGGGACCTcccagctctggtgctggggaaggggacagggatGAGGATCCTCAACCCTCCTTGGTGGCTCCAGGTATCTTGCTCTTTGGAGCCCCAAACCCGAGACTAGGGGAGGTGGAGAACCCAAATTTATTAAAGACAATAAATTACATTCCCTTGCAATACAGTAGATTGTGAGAAAAGTCCCTCCCTTTGCAGGATGGGTGGTGACACCACCACCCCAGGTAAGTGacttctgcagggctggggggactGGCAGGAATCTGGTGTGGATATTTGGGTTGTCAGAGGCACAGAAGGGGTCAGTCAGGGAGGTATCACTGTTTGCAATCCTGCCACTCCATCCCTGAAGGCTTCTGGTTTCTGCTCATCTTTTACTCGAGGTCTACACCCACCGGGG harbors:
- the CPLX3 gene encoding complexin-3; its protein translation is MAFMVKSMVGGQLKNLTGGLGGEEKSEGEKSPAEAQGMTREEYEEYQRQLVEEKMERDAQFAQRKAERATVRSHFRDKYRLPKNETDDNQIQLVGGDVELPKELAKMIEQDNEEEEEKNSVIGQLSNIQNLDLDSLKDKASATLGDLKQSAEKCSLM